The following are encoded in a window of Arcobacter arenosus genomic DNA:
- a CDS encoding HlyD family type I secretion periplasmic adaptor subunit yields MKMYKAPNDDSSKITRFGFSVIIIVFIIFGGWATFAPLAINVTALGKVSAGLNKKKIQSIESGIIKKIYVNDGDYVKKGQILIELDDTQSKSELDTQLFQYQTLLALKSRLLAQQNNKKSITFDEGIEDKKLIDEQIDLFNSTIESIKKNKQILNKQISQLKKRIEAINFKLKSNTYIKSSIDEEIAELEKLYAKKLINKVDLRKFKREASQLSAEIINNEKEKTELNEKINELSTKIVLLLNDFKKDTLEELTSATSKINTVKLKIDSLRNKLNKTKIYAPANGYIVGVSDYTQDSIIKAGTDIMEIVPKDTDLIIEGAIKSTDIDKVKIGLEANIVFSAYNTQKSHKIHAIVTYISADTLYDEQNQEFYYEIKLKLSKEGKEEIKNYNFNLITGMPAEIMVKTGYRTVLSYMLKPLLDRFNRSLNEE; encoded by the coding sequence GCTCCCCTTGCTATTAATGTTACTGCCCTTGGAAAAGTGTCCGCTGGTTTAAATAAGAAAAAAATTCAAAGTATAGAAAGTGGCATAATAAAAAAAATATACGTAAATGACGGTGATTATGTAAAAAAAGGACAAATATTAATTGAGTTAGATGATACCCAATCAAAATCTGAATTAGATACTCAATTATTCCAATATCAAACACTTTTAGCACTAAAATCTAGACTTTTAGCACAACAAAATAATAAAAAATCAATTACCTTTGATGAGGGTATAGAAGATAAAAAACTTATTGATGAACAAATCGATTTGTTTAATAGCACAATAGAATCAATTAAAAAAAATAAACAGATATTAAATAAACAAATATCACAATTAAAAAAACGGATTGAAGCAATAAACTTCAAATTAAAAAGTAATACCTATATAAAATCATCAATTGATGAAGAGATTGCAGAATTAGAGAAACTTTATGCAAAAAAATTGATTAATAAAGTTGATTTAAGAAAATTCAAAAGGGAAGCATCTCAACTAAGTGCAGAAATAATTAATAATGAAAAAGAAAAAACTGAATTAAATGAAAAAATAAATGAGTTATCTACAAAAATAGTATTACTTTTAAATGATTTTAAAAAAGATACTTTAGAGGAATTAACTTCTGCAACATCAAAAATCAATACTGTAAAATTAAAAATAGATTCACTAAGAAACAAATTGAATAAAACAAAAATCTATGCCCCAGCTAATGGCTATATTGTTGGTGTGTCAGATTATACTCAAGACTCAATTATAAAAGCTGGTACAGATATTATGGAAATTGTTCCAAAAGATACTGACTTAATAATTGAAGGTGCAATAAAATCTACAGATATAGATAAAGTAAAAATTGGTTTAGAAGCAAATATAGTTTTTTCTGCATATAACACTCAAAAATCTCACAAGATTCATGCAATCGTAACTTATATATCTGCTGATACACTTTATGATGAACAAAATCAAGAGTTTTATTATGAAATTAAATTAAAATTAAGTAAAGAGGGTAAAGAAGAGATTAAAAATTATAACTTTAATCTAATTACAGGAATGCCAGCAGAAATAATGGTAAAAACTGGATATAGAACTGTATTAAGTTACATGTTAAAACCTTTATTAGACAGATTTAATAGGAGTTTAAATGAAGAATAG
- a CDS encoding TolC family protein, translating into MKNSLCLISFLLLFIPFKFYASETLKFSKAYELSLQNSKRIQSLEYKLKANHENLNQVKSLMLPEVNFYGSYTQNNYKDIPVSNLFKVDIKQKVKNYNVILKQPLFDRNLASKMDIEESKYESYKNDLDIEKQKLAKELLDIYLALIKSKNKITMLSKFKEYLDSKKELLKTKYEMDLSTITELLTVESDFNQTNIDLEKEKVLFKVNKEKLISYMGDGLDFKIPGLDDIVFTSDNLKKIKINLVKIDEIYSNLQVDKLKNIMQMHKHELEDAQNNHLPKLSLNLKYTKNVSVENSYTSDSSYKENREFSINLVIPLYKGGYYTSLERASKLNIKSSQKDIEALLDDLKLQYKETRANINSAIRSISLYEKALEAAVLTKNIVNKEFSHGIKSILDLQEAEYKITQIKDKSIDNVTTLVDNYLAFLTLTNHFDALEVIDSIIKN; encoded by the coding sequence ATGAAGAATAGCTTATGTTTAATAAGTTTTTTACTTCTTTTTATTCCATTTAAATTTTATGCATCAGAGACTTTAAAATTTTCAAAAGCATATGAATTATCTTTGCAAAATTCTAAAAGAATACAATCTTTAGAATATAAATTAAAAGCAAATCATGAGAATTTAAATCAAGTTAAATCATTAATGTTACCGGAGGTTAATTTTTATGGTTCATACACCCAAAATAATTATAAAGATATTCCTGTAAGTAACTTATTTAAAGTAGATATAAAACAAAAAGTTAAAAACTATAATGTTATTTTAAAACAACCTTTATTTGATAGAAACCTTGCTTCAAAGATGGATATTGAAGAATCTAAATATGAATCTTATAAAAACGATTTAGATATAGAAAAACAAAAGTTGGCAAAAGAACTTTTAGATATATATTTAGCTCTTATAAAATCAAAAAATAAGATAACAATGTTATCGAAATTTAAAGAATATTTAGATTCCAAAAAAGAGCTTTTAAAAACAAAATATGAGATGGATTTATCTACAATTACGGAGCTTTTAACTGTTGAATCTGATTTTAATCAAACTAATATTGACTTAGAAAAAGAAAAAGTTTTATTTAAAGTTAATAAAGAAAAACTAATTAGTTATATGGGAGATGGACTTGATTTTAAAATCCCAGGTTTAGATGATATTGTTTTTACATCTGATAATCTAAAAAAGATTAAAATAAATTTAGTAAAAATTGATGAAATATATTCAAATTTACAAGTTGATAAACTTAAAAATATTATGCAAATGCATAAACATGAATTAGAAGATGCTCAAAATAATCATCTACCAAAATTGAGTTTAAATCTTAAGTATACAAAAAACGTATCAGTAGAAAATAGTTATACCTCAGATTCTAGTTATAAAGAGAATAGAGAATTTTCCATAAACCTTGTAATCCCTTTGTATAAAGGGGGATATTATACTTCATTAGAAAGAGCTTCTAAACTAAATATCAAATCATCTCAAAAAGATATTGAAGCTTTACTTGATGATTTAAAACTTCAATACAAAGAAACTCGTGCAAATATAAACTCTGCAATTAGATCTATTAGTCTTTATGAAAAAGCTCTAGAAGCAGCAGTTTTGACAAAAAATATAGTAAATAAAGAGTTCTCTCACGGTATAAAAAGTATACTTGATTTACAAGAAGCCGAGTATAAAATAACGCAAATAAAAGATAAATCTATTGACAATGTTACAACGCTAGTTGACAACTATTTAGCCTTTTTAACACTAACAAACCATTTTGATGCACTTGAAGTAATTGATTCTATAATTAAAAATTAA
- the dnaA gene encoding chromosomal replication initiator protein DnaA yields the protein MTSKEFLHIIEKEAHPADYKRYLKQLSYKKISSDDKLAVFEVSNKYVGAWIKSKYTQIIQHCFEIYDGTKPDIEIKIAGEKKSKKEIISEKAKNEATESTILNPSYTFDSFVVGSSNQMAYNASLAVAQKPGVQYNPLFIYGGTGLGKTHLLQAIGNDAIEKGKTIIYVTIEQFMNDFTFSIKNKNMEHFRSKYRKCDVLLIDDIQFLSGKEQTQEEFFHTFNELHNAKKQIVMTSDRIPSQIAGLVDRLKSRFEWGLTADIQLPGLETKIAIIEKKSELNGIHLSREIINYIATNLDNSIREIEGVLIRINASASLLNQEINLELAQNLLKEQIKEKKENIKLPDIITLVANELNIKPSDIKSKKRTATVANARRVVIYLARELTHNSMPDIAKFLGMKDHSSISKNIQKTNELIETDENFKLIIQNLKNKIIN from the coding sequence ATGACAAGTAAAGAGTTTTTACATATTATAGAAAAAGAAGCACATCCAGCTGATTACAAAAGATACCTAAAACAATTATCATACAAAAAAATTTCTTCTGATGACAAATTAGCAGTTTTTGAAGTATCAAATAAGTATGTAGGGGCATGGATTAAAAGCAAATATACACAAATTATTCAACACTGCTTTGAAATATATGATGGGACTAAACCTGACATTGAAATAAAAATTGCAGGTGAAAAGAAAAGTAAAAAAGAGATTATTTCTGAAAAAGCCAAAAATGAAGCTACCGAAAGTACTATATTAAACCCTTCATATACTTTTGATTCTTTCGTAGTAGGAAGTTCTAACCAAATGGCATATAATGCCTCTTTAGCAGTTGCACAAAAACCTGGTGTTCAATATAATCCATTGTTTATTTATGGTGGAACAGGTCTTGGAAAAACTCACCTTTTACAAGCAATTGGTAATGATGCCATTGAAAAAGGTAAAACAATTATTTACGTGACTATTGAACAGTTTATGAATGATTTTACTTTTTCAATTAAAAATAAAAATATGGAGCACTTTAGAAGTAAATATCGAAAATGTGATGTATTACTAATCGATGATATTCAATTTTTATCTGGAAAAGAACAAACTCAAGAGGAGTTTTTTCACACCTTTAATGAATTACACAATGCAAAAAAACAAATTGTTATGACAAGTGATAGAATACCTTCACAAATTGCAGGACTTGTTGATAGATTAAAATCAAGATTTGAATGGGGTTTAACGGCTGATATTCAATTACCTGGACTTGAAACAAAAATTGCTATTATTGAAAAGAAAAGTGAACTTAATGGAATCCATTTAAGTAGAGAGATTATTAACTATATTGCAACAAACCTTGATAACTCTATTAGAGAGATTGAAGGAGTATTAATTAGAATTAATGCAAGTGCTTCTTTACTAAATCAAGAGATAAATTTGGAGTTAGCTCAAAATTTATTAAAAGAACAAATCAAGGAAAAAAAGGAAAATATCAAACTTCCTGATATAATTACCCTTGTAGCAAATGAATTAAATATCAAACCAAGTGATATTAAGTCTAAAAAGAGAACTGCAACTGTAGCAAATGCTAGAAGAGTAGTAATCTATTTAGCAAGAGAATTAACACACAACTCTATGCCTGATATAGCAAAATTTTTAGGAATGAAAGATCATAGTTCTATTTCTAAAAATATTCAAAAGACAAATGAGTTAATTGAAACAGATGAAAACTTCAAATTAATCATCCAAAATTTGAAGAATAAAATCATAAATTAA
- the dnaN gene encoding DNA polymerase III subunit beta, whose protein sequence is MKFIITKSIFENIISSMQPFLEKKDASSITSHIYLEVNDSKLILKATDYEIGLECSIDTITESLYGKATVNGSNLLGIIKRLKDSDIIIETADNNLVIKQNKSTFKLPMYDADEYPSLILNQDLKNLDVSTVNLINSIRKITPAIDNNNPKFELNGALIDIKSSKINFVSTDTRRLAISFLQNISNAEAQFIIPKKAIIEIQKLFLDNATISYDENNLIVSNTNMRFFTKLINGKFPDYERIIPQNLKYNLEIPKNMLIESIKLVTSLFSNIKITFKPQSIIFESLDEDTESKTQIDIDLNIDNEFYLAVNAKYLLDFLSQTNKENVTIGFNESNLPFYLEDDKFFTIVMPIVLEK, encoded by the coding sequence ATGAAATTCATAATAACAAAGAGCATATTTGAGAATATAATCTCATCAATGCAACCATTCTTAGAAAAAAAAGATGCGAGTTCAATTACTTCACATATATATTTAGAAGTAAATGATTCTAAACTTATTCTAAAAGCAACAGATTATGAAATTGGATTAGAATGTAGTATTGATACAATTACTGAATCACTTTACGGAAAAGCAACAGTAAATGGATCTAACCTACTAGGTATAATTAAAAGATTAAAAGATTCAGATATTATTATAGAAACTGCTGATAATAATCTTGTTATTAAACAAAATAAATCAACATTTAAATTACCTATGTATGATGCAGATGAATATCCATCATTAATTTTAAATCAAGATTTAAAAAATTTAGATGTTTCAACTGTTAATTTAATCAACTCTATTAGAAAAATTACACCTGCAATTGATAATAACAATCCTAAATTTGAGTTAAATGGTGCATTAATAGATATAAAAAGCTCTAAGATTAATTTTGTATCAACTGATACTAGAAGATTAGCAATTTCATTTTTACAAAACATTTCAAATGCTGAAGCTCAATTTATTATTCCTAAAAAAGCAATAATTGAAATTCAAAAACTATTTTTAGATAATGCAACAATCTCTTATGATGAAAACAATTTAATTGTTTCAAATACAAATATGAGATTTTTTACAAAACTAATTAATGGTAAATTCCCAGATTATGAAAGAATCATTCCACAAAATTTAAAATATAATTTAGAGATTCCAAAAAACATGTTAATTGAATCTATCAAATTAGTTACATCTTTATTTTCAAATATTAAAATCACATTTAAACCTCAATCTATAATTTTTGAATCTTTAGATGAAGATACAGAATCAAAAACACAAATTGATATTGATTTAAATATAGACAATGAATTTTATTTAGCAGTTAATGCTAAATATCTTTTAGACTTTTTAAGTCAAACAAATAAAGAAAATGTAACTATTGGATTTAATGAATCAAATTTACCATTTTATTTAGAAGATGATAAATTCTTTACAATTGTAATGCCAATTGTTTTAGAAAAATAA
- the gyrB gene encoding DNA topoisomerase (ATP-hydrolyzing) subunit B: MSQQEYGANNIKVLKGLEAVRKRPGMYIGDTNINGLHHMVYEVVDNSIDEAMAGYCRNIKVTMTKDHWIRVEDDGRGIPTAMHPTENMSAATVVLTVLHAGGKFDKDTYKVSGGLHGVGVSVVNALSSELKMTIYREGKIHYQEFSKGIPKSPLEVIGDAPRKTGTTIEFLADDSIFEVSTYDFATLAKRFREVAYLNSFISITLENEITKTKEVYHFEGGIRQFAEDLNKDVAVSDAVAFSERVEDVEVDIALMYNSTYTEKTLSFVNNIRTIDGGTHEAGFKAGLTRSIVKYVNSNAAAREKDTKITGDDVREGLIAVVSVKVPEPQFEGQTKGKLGSSYVKPICQKLTSEVLDKYFEENPVQAKAIMEKALMAARGREAAKKARDLTRKKDAMTVGTLPGKLAECQSKDPEIRELYLVEGDSAGGSAKQGRDRVYQAILPLKGKILNVEKSRLDKILKSDEIRNMITAMGCGIGEDFDEEKIRYHKVIIMTDADVDGSHIQTLLLTFFFRFLRPIIEKGYLYIAQPPLYRYKKGKNETYLKDDTALSNFLIENGVENYENSVLGVNDMIDLFKTVARYRGMLNQLEKRYSLIEVIKHLVENSDLVKLEQDDLFKEVSSFIEDKGYNILTTNRTEEMIQLFVQTNEGLEELIIDDELFASPYFSEATYIYNKLIERDVSMFGGRDLIELLEEVEGVAKKGAYIQRYKGLGEMNPEQLWETTMTPEDRRLLRVTIEDAEVASDTFTLFMGDEVEPRRNYIEEHAKDVEHLDV, from the coding sequence ATGAGTCAACAAGAGTACGGCGCAAATAATATTAAAGTTTTAAAAGGCTTAGAAGCTGTAAGAAAAAGACCAGGTATGTATATTGGTGATACAAATATTAATGGTCTTCACCATATGGTTTATGAAGTTGTAGATAACTCTATTGATGAGGCTATGGCTGGATATTGTAGAAACATTAAAGTTACTATGACTAAAGATCATTGGATTAGAGTTGAAGATGATGGTAGGGGTATTCCTACTGCTATGCACCCAACTGAAAATATGAGTGCTGCAACAGTTGTTTTAACAGTTCTTCATGCTGGTGGTAAATTCGACAAAGATACATATAAAGTATCAGGTGGTTTACATGGGGTTGGTGTATCTGTTGTAAATGCTTTATCTTCTGAACTTAAAATGACAATTTATAGAGAAGGTAAAATTCATTATCAAGAGTTTTCAAAAGGTATTCCAAAATCTCCTTTAGAAGTAATTGGTGATGCTCCAAGAAAAACTGGTACAACAATTGAATTTTTAGCAGATGATTCTATCTTTGAAGTTTCAACTTACGATTTTGCAACACTTGCAAAAAGATTTAGAGAAGTTGCATACTTAAATTCATTTATCTCTATTACTTTAGAAAATGAAATTACTAAAACAAAAGAAGTTTACCATTTTGAAGGTGGTATTAGACAATTTGCTGAAGATTTAAATAAAGATGTAGCTGTTTCTGATGCTGTAGCATTTTCTGAAAGAGTAGAAGATGTTGAAGTTGATATTGCTTTAATGTATAACTCAACTTATACAGAAAAAACATTATCTTTTGTTAATAATATTAGAACAATTGATGGTGGTACACATGAAGCTGGTTTTAAAGCTGGACTTACAAGAAGTATCGTTAAATATGTAAATTCAAATGCAGCTGCAAGAGAAAAAGATACAAAAATTACTGGTGATGATGTAAGAGAAGGTTTAATTGCAGTTGTTTCTGTAAAAGTTCCTGAACCACAATTTGAGGGACAAACAAAAGGTAAATTAGGTTCATCTTATGTAAAACCAATTTGTCAAAAATTAACTTCAGAAGTTTTAGATAAATATTTTGAAGAAAATCCTGTACAAGCAAAAGCTATTATGGAAAAAGCTTTAATGGCAGCTAGAGGAAGAGAAGCAGCTAAAAAAGCTAGAGATTTAACTAGAAAAAAAGATGCTATGACAGTAGGAACTTTACCTGGTAAATTAGCTGAATGTCAATCTAAAGACCCAGAAATTAGAGAATTATACCTGGTGGAAGGGGATTCTGCAGGTGGTTCAGCAAAACAAGGTAGAGATAGAGTTTATCAAGCAATTTTACCACTTAAAGGTAAGATTTTAAATGTTGAAAAATCTAGACTTGATAAAATTTTAAAATCTGATGAAATCAGAAACATGATTACAGCTATGGGTTGTGGAATTGGTGAAGATTTTGATGAAGAAAAAATCAGATATCATAAAGTAATTATTATGACCGATGCCGACGTTGATGGTAGTCACATTCAAACATTACTTTTAACTTTCTTCTTTAGATTTTTAAGACCAATTATTGAAAAAGGTTATTTATATATAGCTCAACCACCTTTATACAGATATAAAAAAGGTAAAAATGAGACTTACTTAAAAGATGATACTGCCTTATCAAACTTCTTAATTGAAAATGGAGTTGAAAACTATGAAAATAGTGTTCTTGGCGTAAATGATATGATTGACTTATTTAAAACAGTTGCTAGATATAGAGGTATGTTAAATCAATTAGAAAAAAGATATTCTTTAATTGAAGTTATTAAACATTTAGTTGAAAACTCTGATTTAGTAAAACTTGAACAAGATGATCTTTTCAAAGAAGTAAGTTCATTTATTGAAGACAAAGGTTACAATATCTTAACTACAAATAGAACTGAAGAGATGATTCAATTATTTGTTCAAACAAATGAAGGGTTAGAAGAATTAATCATTGATGATGAATTATTCGCATCTCCATATTTCTCTGAAGCAACTTATATTTATAACAAATTAATTGAAAGAGATGTTTCAATGTTTGGTGGAAGAGATTTAATCGAACTTCTTGAAGAAGTTGAAGGAGTTGCTAAAAAAGGTGCTTATATCCAAAGATATAAAGGTCTTGGTGAGATGAACCCTGAGCAATTATGGGAAACTACTATGACTCCTGAAGATAGAAGATTATTAAGAGTAACTATTGAAGATGCAGAAGTTGCATCAGATACGTTTACTTTATTTATGGGTGATGAAGTAGAGCCTAGAAGAAACTATATCGAGGAACACGCGAAAGATGTTGAACATCTAGACGTTTAG
- a CDS encoding ABC-F family ATP-binding cassette domain-containing protein codes for MIELINISKSYPTNDLYSDLNLRLNAGDKVGLVGRNGTGKSTLFKLILGEEPQDSGDINFPKGYKIGALKQYFNFTEKTLVDETALALSEEDKYNIYKAEKILFGLGFTEEDLTKDPKSFSGGYQIRINLAKLLLTEPNMLLLDEPTNYLDILSIRWLKAFLKSFQGEVILITHDREFMDSVCTHTLGIIRRSAFMIQGGTRKFYEQLMANEEHHEKQKIAQEKKIKDLEEFIAKNKARAATATLAQSKVKILEKMEILEDLDFASNLDFDFNYKETAAKFLVEVKDLSFGYEKDKILFENITFALSKGETVGIIGKNGKGKSTLLNTIAGELQQLTGTVDFHPSCTFGHFGQTNISHLNQDNTVMDEIYSVNNKLGEPVVRAICGLMMFSGDNAKKKISLLSGGEKSRVMLGKIIAQDVNLLFLDEPTNHLDIDSIDALTNAIKAFPGSCIIVTHSEELLRATCDRLIVFTNNGADYFNGTYDEFLEKIGWDEGEDVEEKKKPTKPKRNKKEIRKLRSIIVAEKSKATSPIKKEIESLEAIIPTLNGNDKAKKESELLDLQIKLEELNDEYQKKLDEV; via the coding sequence ATGATAGAACTAATTAATATTTCAAAAAGCTACCCAACAAATGATTTGTATAGTGATTTAAACCTAAGACTAAATGCTGGTGATAAAGTAGGTCTTGTAGGTAGAAATGGTACTGGAAAGTCTACACTTTTTAAACTTATTTTAGGGGAAGAGCCACAAGATAGTGGTGATATCAATTTTCCAAAGGGTTATAAAATTGGTGCTTTAAAGCAGTATTTTAATTTTACTGAAAAAACTTTAGTAGATGAAACAGCCTTAGCTTTAAGTGAAGAGGATAAATACAATATTTATAAAGCTGAGAAGATACTATTTGGACTTGGATTTACAGAAGAGGATTTAACAAAAGACCCTAAATCATTTTCTGGTGGTTATCAAATTAGAATTAATCTTGCAAAACTATTACTAACTGAACCAAATATGTTATTACTAGATGAGCCTACAAACTACTTAGATATTCTTTCTATTAGATGGTTAAAAGCGTTTTTAAAATCTTTTCAAGGTGAAGTTATACTTATCACCCACGATAGAGAGTTTATGGATTCAGTTTGTACTCATACACTTGGAATTATTAGAAGAAGTGCTTTTATGATTCAAGGTGGAACTAGAAAATTTTATGAACAATTAATGGCAAATGAAGAACACCATGAAAAACAAAAAATTGCTCAAGAGAAAAAAATCAAAGATTTAGAAGAGTTTATTGCAAAAAATAAAGCAAGGGCAGCAACTGCTACATTAGCTCAATCAAAGGTTAAAATCTTAGAAAAAATGGAGATTTTAGAGGACTTAGATTTTGCTTCAAATTTAGATTTTGATTTCAATTACAAAGAAACAGCGGCAAAATTTTTAGTTGAAGTAAAAGACTTAAGTTTTGGATATGAAAAAGATAAAATTCTTTTTGAAAATATCACTTTTGCACTTTCAAAGGGTGAAACAGTAGGAATCATAGGTAAAAATGGTAAAGGTAAATCAACTCTTTTAAATACTATTGCAGGTGAATTACAACAATTAACAGGAACAGTTGATTTCCATCCATCTTGTACTTTTGGTCACTTTGGACAAACAAATATTTCACATCTAAATCAAGATAACACAGTTATGGATGAGATTTATAGTGTAAACAATAAACTTGGTGAGCCAGTTGTTAGAGCTATTTGTGGACTGATGATGTTTAGTGGTGATAATGCTAAGAAAAAAATCTCACTTCTATCTGGGGGTGAAAAATCTAGAGTTATGCTTGGAAAAATTATTGCACAAGATGTAAACTTATTATTTCTAGATGAGCCTACAAACCACTTAGATATTGATTCTATTGATGCACTTACAAATGCAATTAAAGCTTTCCCTGGCTCTTGTATTATTGTAACTCACTCAGAAGAATTATTAAGAGCTACATGTGATAGATTGATTGTATTTACAAACAATGGAGCAGATTATTTCAATGGAACTTATGATGAATTCTTAGAAAAAATTGGTTGGGATGAAGGTGAGGATGTTGAAGAGAAGAAAAAACCTACTAAACCAAAAAGAAACAAAAAAGAGATTAGAAAATTAAGATCAATCATCGTTGCAGAAAAATCGAAAGCTACATCTCCTATTAAAAAAGAGATTGAATCATTAGAAGCAATTATTCCAACATTAAATGGAAATGATAAGGCTAAAAAAGAATCTGAATTATTAGATTTACAAATAAAGCTTGAAGAGCTTAATGATGAATATCAAAAAAAGCTAGACGAAGTTTAA
- a CDS encoding sulfurtransferase, with protein sequence MKFTKLFFLLFFSINILFASNKNIPAIVSLDWLKTNFDDPNLVIIDLRTSEDYKELHIKNAVNVPGLKSLFDDKFFMPKLDFLKDLFSNAGIDSNSKVVAYDNGDFIWAARFYWILETFGHKEVGIFKYGFTKDTKLDIPTSNKIVKPNRKEFVPRIDNSKIETKLGTLMSIGNKTIIDGRKESHYQGKESTAKRFGHIPSAQNYACTQNYQVTQNGNVMKDISQLKEVYKNIPKDKEIILYCDGGAEAALNFIVLEELGYKVSVYDGSWTEWGNDSEVPIQNPSKE encoded by the coding sequence ATGAAATTTACTAAATTATTTTTCCTTTTATTTTTTTCAATAAATATTTTATTTGCTTCAAATAAAAATATTCCAGCAATAGTCTCTTTAGATTGGTTAAAAACAAATTTTGATGATCCAAATTTAGTGATTATTGATTTAAGAACAAGTGAAGATTATAAAGAACTTCATATAAAAAATGCAGTTAATGTTCCAGGATTAAAATCTTTATTTGATGATAAATTTTTTATGCCAAAATTGGACTTTCTAAAAGATTTATTTAGTAATGCAGGAATTGATAGCAATAGTAAAGTTGTTGCTTATGATAATGGAGATTTTATTTGGGCGGCTAGATTTTATTGGATTTTAGAGACTTTTGGACATAAAGAAGTAGGTATTTTTAAATATGGGTTTACAAAAGATACAAAGCTTGATATTCCAACTTCAAATAAAATAGTAAAACCTAATAGAAAAGAGTTTGTTCCAAGGATTGATAATAGTAAAATTGAAACAAAACTTGGAACATTGATGTCTATTGGAAATAAAACTATTATTGATGGAAGAAAAGAGTCTCATTATCAAGGAAAAGAATCAACAGCTAAGAGATTTGGACATATTCCAAGTGCCCAAAATTATGCTTGTACACAAAATTATCAAGTTACTCAAAATGGAAATGTAATGAAAGATATTTCGCAATTAAAAGAGGTATATAAAAATATTCCAAAAGATAAAGAGATTATTTTATATTGTGATGGTGGAGCTGAAGCTGCATTAAACTTTATAGTTTTAGAAGAGTTGGGATATAAAGTTTCTGTTTATGATGGCTCATGGACAGAGTGGGGAAATGATTCAGAAGTACCAATACAAAACCCATCTAAAGAATGA